The following is a genomic window from Chania multitudinisentens RB-25.
CGCTGAGCTGATTTCCTTATTGGCGCAGGGTTTCCAGCAGCTTGAACCACTGTATCACTGGCTGATGCAGGTTGAAGCGATGAAGCAGGTCGATCCCGCTGACTTATGAATGCCCGTCGTCTTTCAAACTGTAGCGTTGTTGGCTGGGTTATTCGGCCCATCCAGGGCCTCACCCCTCTGGGGCCGCTGCAAGCAGCGTTCAAATCTGCCCCCGGCAGATTTGTCACACGCCCCAGTCACTTACTTGAGTAAGCTCCTGGGGATGTGCTCGCTTGCCGCCTGGCTACAATTTGAAATCCATAGGGCATTAAACCGTAGTGCGATTGGTTTAACGTGAATTACTTGGGGTAAAGCAACTGCCAAAACGCCTCGATCAGCGGTTCGTTGAGGCGTTTTTTCTGCACGCAAACGCCCAGTTCGAACGGCTCGACCATGGAAATGTTGTCCAGCGTTGAAATCCGGTTGCGCACCGGTTCCGGGCTGTTATCTACCACTACGCTGGGGATCAGTGCGATGCCGCAGCCGAGGGCGACCATCGAAACAATCGCTTCGTGGCCGCCAACGGTGGCGTAAATCAGCGGGTTGGTAATGCGCTGGCGGCGGAACCACAGCTCAATACGTTTGCGAGAAGGGCCATGTTCCGGCAGGATAAACGGAATATTGGCCCAATCAGGCTGCTCGGCAAAGACCTGAGCGCGCACCGCACACGGCAGGGCTGGGGCAATCAGCACCAGTGGGATCTCGCCGATCTGGGTGAATGCCACGCTGGTGGGCAGCGTTTCTGGCCGCCCGGCAATGCCGAGATCGGCCTCGTTGGACTGCACTTTATCCACCGCATCGGCGGCATCGCCGGTGGTCAGCTTGATTTCAACCAGCGGATGCTGGGCGCGGAAACGATCCAGAATCGGTGGTAAGTGGCTGTAGGCGGCGGTGACTGAACAAAACAGCCGCAGTTCGCCGCTCAGCGAAGGGCCGTGCTGGCCAAGTGCATGTTTTAGCTGCTGATATTGCAGCAGCGTTTGTTGAGCAAATACTTTCAGTTGTTCACCGGCATCGGTCAGCTGTACGGTGCGGTTGTCGCGCAGAAACAGCGGTTGCCCAAGAATTTCTTCCAGCCGCTGGATCTGGCGGGAAAGCGTGGATGGGCTGACGTGCATCGCTTTGGCAGTGCGGCCAAAGTGACGGCTTTCAGCAAGATGCAGGAACAGTTTTAGATCACGTAAATCCATAATCAGTACGCTCGCAGCGAAAGTGTTGCATAAATTGCAATATCACATTCGTAATATATCAATTTAAGCAACGCAATTCCTGTTATACATTGAACACAATCTGTCCCGCGTAAACAGAGCGGGGAATGAACATCACCTCTTACCGGAGTAAACCATGGCGAACTATTTCAACACATTAAACCTGCGTCAGCAGTTGGCGCAATTGGGCAAGTGCCGTTTCATGGCGCGTGACGAATTTGCTGATGAAGCAGGTTACCTGAAAGGCAAAAAAGTGGTGATTGTCGGCTGTGGTGCGCAGGGTCTGAACCAAGGCCTGAACATGCGTGATTCCGGCCTGGATGTGGCCTATGCGCTGCGTAAAGAAGCCATTGAAGAGAAACGTGCTTCATGGCGCAAAGCCACCGAGAACGGCTTTAAAGTGGGTACTTACGAAGATCTGATCCCACAGGCCGATCTGGTGGTTAACCTGACGCCAGACAAACAGCACACTTCTGTGGTGCGCGCAGTACAGCCGCTGATGAAAGACGGCGCAGCACTGGGTTACTCCCACGGCTTCAACATTGTAGAAGTGGGTGAGCAAGTGCGTAAAGACATCACCGTGGTGATGGTAGCGCCTAAGTGCCCAGGCACTGAAGTACGCGAAGAATACAAGCGTGGTTTCGGTGTGCCGACCTTGATCGCCGTTCACCCGGAAAACGATCCAAAAGGCGAAGGCATGGCGATTGCCAAGGCATGGGCAGCGGCCACTGGCGGCCACCGTGCGGGCGTGCTGGAGTCTTCCTTCGTGGCAGAAGTGAAATCTGACCTGATGGGCGAGCAAACCATTCTGTGCGGTATGTTGCAGGCGGGTTCTTTGCTGTGCTTCGACAAGCTGGTAGCTGAAGGCACCGATGCTGCCTATGCAGAAAAACTGATTCAATTTGGCTGGGAAACCATTACCGAAGCGTTGAAGCAGGGCGGTATCACCCTGATGATGGATCGCCTGTCCAACCCGGCCAAACTGCGTGCTTACGCGCTGTCTGAGCAGTTGAAAGGCATCATGGCTCCGCTGTTCCAGAAACACATGGACGACATCATCTCCGGCGCATTCTCCAGCGGCATGATGGCCGACTGGGCCGAAGACGACGTGAAATTGCTGACCTGGCGTGAAGAAACCGGTAAAACGGCCTTCGAAAACGCACCACAGTTTGCAGGTAAAATCAGCGAGCAGGAATACTTTGATAATGGTGTGCTGATGGTGGCGATGGTGAAAGCGGGCGTTGAGCTGGCCTTCGAAACCATGGTGGATTCCGGCATTATCGAAGAATCTGCTTACTACGAATCACTGCACGAGCTGCCGCTGATCGCCAATACCATCGCGCGTAAGCGTCTGTATGAGATGAACGTGGTGATCTCGGATACGGCGGAATACGGTAACTATCTGTTCGCCAACGCGGCAGTGCCATTGCTGAAAGATTTCATGAAGACTTTGCAGGCGGGCGATCTGGGTAAATCTGTGGCGGGTACTTCCGTTGATAACGCGCAACTGCGCGACGTGAATGAAGCGGTACGCAACCACCCAATCGAATCTGTGGGCCGCAAGCTGCGCGGCTACATGACCGATATGAAGCGTATTGCGGTAGCCGGTTAAGCGCTAAAATCGTAGGGGCTCATCGTATTGAGCCCAATCAAAAGGCCAGCATCGTCGCTGGCCTTTTGCATTCTTATTGGCAGCGAAATCACTGCGGCATGGCATCACGTGGGATGATGGCACCGCGGTACTGAATCACCGTGCTGGCAGTGAGATGGCCGCGCTGTGCAGCGCTGACCGCATCGCCTCCGGTCAGGCGTACCGCCAGATAACCAGCGCTGAATGAGTCTCCGGCAGCGGTGGTATCAATAACTTTTTCTTTCGGTAGCTTAACCGCTGGCACGTCATAGGTTGCCCCTTCCGCGCTGAATACCAGGCAGGAATCCGCGCCACGTTTGATTACGATCTCACTCACGCCAAAGTCGCGCGTGCGGCTCACCACCTGCTCAACCGGCAGTTGGCCCCACAGCAAATCCTCATCGTCCAAGGTCAGGAAAGCGATGTCAGTACAAGAGAGAATATCGCGGTAAGCCTGCTGGGTTTCGTCTTTGTTTTGCCACAGGCGTGGCCGATAGTTGTTATCAAAGATTACTTTGCCGCCGTTGGCCCGGCATTGGCGCAGCAAGGTCAACAGTTTTGCCCGGCTGGCAGGATTGAGGATCGCCACGCTGATGCCGCTAAGATACAGGTAGTCAAACTGTGCCAGTTGCGCACACAGGCTTTCCGCCTGCGGGCCGTCTAACCAGTAGCGGGCAGCGGCGTCGTTACGCCAGTAATAGAAAGTACGCTCACCGGTGCTGTCGGTTTCGATCACATACAACCCTGGCAGTTTGTTTTCCAATTGCTGAATCAGATCGGTTTTTACCTGTTCCTGTTGCCAGGCGTGCAGCATTTCCTGGCTGAAACTGTCAGTACCGAGTGCTGTAACATAATGGACGTTCAATGCTTGCTGTGGCACCTGGCGGGCAATATAGACAGCGGTGTTGAGGGTGTCACCACCGAATCCACGGCTGAGATCTGCGCCTTTCTGCGACAGTTCGATCATGCATTCGCCGATGACGGCGAGATTTTTGCTGTTCATGATAATCCCTGTGACTGAAGAATGAGTCTGATTGATGCGAATGCATCCAGTCTCAACGCAAGGGAAGGGTGAGTCAATAAAAATAAAACATCGTTTTAATTATTTTATGATCCCGATCGGGAAACATAAGGTTTCCCGTCGTTCATCAGGGGATGACAGGCTATTTGGCGGCGGCGCGCAGGTCAGTCACGCTTTTGCCGCCGATACCCCAATTATCGGTTTCAACTTCTTCGATCACCACCACGGTAGTGGCTGGATTTTTACCTAACGTATCGACCAGCAACTGGGTGACACCGACGATCAGCTGTTTTTTCTGCTCTGTAGTAGCACCTTCACGGGTAATTTTGATATTGACGTAGGGCATCTTTTTTTCTCTTTTTACAGTTTATGACAACCAGCCCCGGCAAACAGGGGCTGGGAAAGGGTTACAACGCTTGGTGGCGGGTTTCTTTCATCAGCAGTAATGCGATCAGCGTCAGGCTGGCCATGGCCGCCAGGTACAGGCCAACGTAGAACAACCCGTAATAGGTTGCCAGCCAGGTGGCGATATACGGAGCGACAGAGGCACCCAGAATTGAAGCCACGTTATACGAGAAAGAAGCCCCGGTATAACGTACTTCGGTTGGGAATAACTCCGGCAGCAACGCACCCATTGGGCCGAAAGTCAGGCCCATGATGCTCAGGCCACACAGCAGGAAGGCCATGACCAAGACCTGATTGCCAGAGCCCAGCATACTGGGGAACAGGAAAGCAAAAGCGATCATCAGCAGGGTGATAACAATCATGGTTTTGCGGCGGCCAAAGGCATCAGCCAGCATCCCCGCGATGGGCACCATAACACCAAAGCCAATCACTGCTACCATCAGCATCCACAGGAAGCTATTGCGTGAATAACCTAATCCCAGTGGTTGTGGCGTGGTGCCGTATGTCATGGAGTAAACGGTCATCAGGTAGAAAAGCGTATAGGTGGCTAACATGATGAAGGTGCCAAGGATCGTGGCTTTCAGATGTTTGCTCAGCAAAGTACCAAGCGGGATTTTCACCTGTTTGCCCGCTTTGGCTACTTTGGCAAAAATCGGGGTTTCATGCAGCGAAACACGCACGTACAGGCCAATCAGCACCAGTGCTGCCGAAAGGATAAACGGTACGCGCCAACCCCAGGTCATGAATTGCTGCTCGGTTAGCAGCCAGGAGAGCAGCAGGAAGGTGCCGTTGGCAAAGAAGAAGCCGATAGGGGCGCCTAATTGGGGGAAAGAACCATACAACGCACGTTTGTGCGCCGGCGCATTTTCGGTGGCCAGCAAGGCTGCCCCGCCCCATTCTCCGCCTAAGCCTAACCCTTGGCCAAAGCGCGCCAGCGCCAGCAGGATGGGTGCAAAGATCCCAATAGTTTCATAGCCTGGCAACAGGCCGATCAGCACGGTGGAAACCCCCATGGTCAGCAACGAAGCCACCAGAGTGACTTTACGCCCGACACGATCGCCGAAGTGACCAAACACGGCAGAACCAATGGGCCGGGCTACAAAGGCGATGGCGAAGGTAGCCAGCGATTGCAGCGTTGCAGCGGCGGGATCGCCCTGCGGGAAGAAGATATGCGGGAACACGATCACCGCTGCGGTGGCGTAAATATAGAAATCAAAGAACTCAATGGCGGTCCCGACCAGCGAGGCGACAATGACTTTTCCCCGGGAGTTAACCGGCGTGGACGCTTCTTCGGCGCCCAGAGTTGTTGCGATGGAGGCTTGCATAATGGCTGCTTATATTTGGTATTTTAAAAAATGCATCTTAGTCATAGCAAAATACCTTTTCAATGACGGAACTTTGTACAATTCGGCAAGTAACTCGTTAAAAGGAATAATATTTTAATATTCAATTCTTGTTTGGTTTTAAAAATGGGGAATTTAAAATCATTGAGAGATAACCGCTATAAAATGGGAGAAGAAAAGTGATGGGGAGTTCGTTATGCTGACAACGGCCATAGGGTTGATTTTATTTTGAAATAATAGGCTGGATATTGGGTTTAAATAGAGGTTAAAGACCAGTTATAACGTTACAACTGATATAAAATTGTGGTTTCTGGAGTGGGAGTCACTTCACCTGTGGCAGAGTTTTATCCTCTTTGTATTGTGCTGTCGCAATCCAGGCGGCACAGAACAGCGTCAGGCGAGCGAAGAAATAGAAGAACGCCATCAGTCCAATCACTGAACCAAAGGCTGCGCCGGAAGGAGAACGGGTTACCTGCGGCAGCGTCATGGTCATGACAAACTTAATCACCTCAAAGCCGATTGCGGCAATCAACGTGCCACGCAGCAGGGCTTTTTTCTTCGGTTTATGGCGGGGCAGCATCCAGAAGATCCACAGAAACAGCAGATAGTTGGCGAAGATGGAAATAGACAGCGTAATCAACGTCAGCGCTGGCCGCAGCCATTCGATGCCGTCCAGCCCGAGAAGATGCACAATGGTGGCTTGAGCGGAACCCGCAATTGAGGTTAACGACAACGTAATGATTAAGGCGAGCACCAGGCCAATCAGAGAAACAAAGTCGCGGGCATATCTAAAGTAAATTTTTTCCTGATCCTGTGGATTACGCTCCCAGACATCACGTGATTGGGCGCGGATCGCCTCCCGCAGATTGCCCATCCAACTGATACCGGAATACAGCGCTAAAGCCAAACCGGTCAGGCCGACGGTGGTGCGCTGCTGGATTGCCGTATTCACCGAGTTTTTCAACGTGCTGGCGAGCGTCGGATCGCTAATGCTGTTGACGATTCTATTGATTAACTCGGCCAGCAGATCCGGGTTGGAAGCCAGCACAAAACCCGCGGCCGCGAATGAAACCATCAGAATCGGAATCAGCGAAAGAAAGGAGAAATAGGTAATGGCTGCACCAAACTGGCTTCCTAAGCGATCATTGAAACGTTCTGTCGCACGCAACAGATGGGTGACGCTGGGCCAGGCTTTAACACGTTCGAACAGGCGAGCAACGCCAGAGAGGGTTTTATTCTGCGGCTGACGGGGTTTTTTATCCAATCCTGTAGGCATTACGTCACGATTCCTTTTGGTTTAAACAGGGAGTCCATTGGGTATCACAGTGATGATACCAAGCAGATTGCGCGATTTAAAACCTTGATAGCAGCACAGGGTATAGCAAGGCACCCGATCAAAATGATGCTATGACATGATTAAAATTGTGGTGAATTATCTACTTGTACCATCACTGCATTAATTTTTGGCACCGCGCTAACGATTACGGTTTCAGTGGGATCTTTGCCACTCCAACAATCTCCCTCTACTGAACAGGTACCTTGTTTCATGTAGCCAAGAGAAGTCAGATAAGTACTAACCCTGCCGGTATCCTTTGTATTGTAAAATGTTACCGAATATACCAATGACCCTGGGCCTGCCACGTTATAAAAATCAAATTCATACCGTTCAGATATTCTCGGCATTTTTTTCAGGAGGTCAGGCGTATAATATTCATACTCATTTTTATCCTGTTCGGTGTAGTGAGCACTGCCAGCCAGTTGCATTTGTACCATTGGCCAGAAGTAAGTCAGCACGCCCGCTATAACGACGATAATGGTTAGTACGACTTTAAGTGGATTTTTCATACCATCAGATCCCTTTTCTTCCCATCTTGTATGAAAGAACCGTTCATGGTTGCGATAGTAACGTTTCCAGACTTCCAATCTTGGTAGGGTTGAATGGTCTGCATAAAGTTAGGCAACTGACCTAATTGTGGTTTGGCGTTGGGGAATCGTTCAGGATCTGGGAACAACAGTGGCCGGAAGGTTTCATTTTTCCAGGAACCGATTTTACCGTAATAATCCCAACGTTTAAGCGCCTCCTCTTTGCTAACTGGCTGTAGCATAGAAAACGGATTTTGAATTGAAATCACGCGATAAAACCCCAACAGATCGGAAACTAAATCCTCACCACTGAATCCACTATCAGTCACCATGTTGTTAGGGAATGAACCCTGAAATACCTCAAATCTCCGCGCCATTGTCATCATCATAGCGAGCGCAATTCTTTTACGTTCGTGAGACGGGCGCCCCTTACGGATACGCCACCTGATGAACTTCCCTACTCGGATGATCCGATATGGGGATACCATAGACTGAACATAAGTAATATCGTAGCGATCCGCACGCATTGCTTCACCAGCGTCGATTTTTTTCATCAGTATCCTGATGTCATCTCCTCTCGCATGACCAAGATCAAGCCAACCCAGTACTTCCGTGTAAACTAGGCCAGCTCTGGCACTGGCCGCCTGTGAACCGTCAATGATTTCACTCCGTTTGCTCATCCTTAAGACTCCCTGTCCTGTCTGCGAATAATATTACTGCACTTTCAGTTCGATGCGACTTCTGGATATCACTTGACGCCAGTAATCCCCCTTTTCCGGCCTGGTTGTGCAGTCTGCACTGATGGCTACTGGCTTGTTGAGGGGGCACCGAGGTCATTCCACCACAAATGACAATAGCCAATCTGAGGTAAGAGTACCGCTTTGAGCGTGGCTAACCAAAGGCGGCGTAATGGTTTGGTGATACACAAACTCGGAGGTTGTAGCGAGTAAGATCCCGCATTGTGTCGTTCATCACACGCATTCTTTCTTCGGAATACTTTCAAATTTTATCTATTGAACCGTCAAGAAGGCTTTTACTCATCATAGGGCGCAGTGTTTTCACGCTGTCTGTGCCTGTTGGCAGTCCGTAAGTAAGGGCTGGAATAGTTGTACTTCTCATCAATAGAAAAAATGGAAGGTCCTATGAAATCATTCAATCATCCAACCTGTCGTCCGTTTCTTGAAGCGGGCAATCTGTCACAGATTTCTGCTTACTATGAGGAGGAACGTAATATCATGTGGATGCTGTTACGTGCTGAACCACGCCCTTGCTTCAATCATGCGCTGATTGAAGACATCATGACGCTGGTGCAGGCGGCAAAAGAATCAACGCTGCGGTTTGACTTTTGGGTAACCGGTTCACTGGTGCCGAATATGTTCAACGTGGGGGGCGATCTGAGCTTCTTTGCCGAAGCGATCAAGAACCGCAAACGTGAATCGATGACGGCTTATGCACGAGCCTGCATTGATTGTGTTCATGCAGCGGCACGGGGTTTTGATGTCGGTGCGATCAGTATCGCCATGGTAGAAGGCAGTGCGCTAGGCGGTGGTTTTGAGGCAGCATTGGCTCATCACTTTGTTCTGGCACAGAACAATGCGCGGATGGGCTTCCCTGAGATTGCCTTCAACCTCTTCCCTGGCATGGGCGGTTATTCGCTGGTGGCGCGCAAGGCAGGTATGCGCTTGGCGGAGGAACTGATCTGGACGGGTGAATCCCACACGGCCGAATGGTTTGAAAGCCGTGGGCTGGTGGATCAACTGTTCCAGCCAGAGGATGGCTATATGGCCACCCGTACTTTCATCGATACCATCCGGCCCAAGTTGAACGGTATGCGAGCCATGTTACGTACCCGTCAGCGGGTACTGCAACTGACTCGCTCAGAGCTGATGGATATTACCGAAGACTGGGTACATGCTGCCTTTACCATTGAGGAGAAAGACATTGCCTACATTGAGCGCTTGGTGATGCTGCAAGATCGTCATGCACAAAACCTGCTTCGTGCTGGGTAATTAGCCCTTGCCCGCATCATCCTCGGCTTGATGATGATGCGGGCGATATGATTGCACCCATGCTTCAAACTCTTCTGGAAGCATGGGTTGCGCAAACAGAAACCCTTGTTTCTCATCAACCCCAACACAGTTCAGGAACTGATCTTCGCTTTCCGTTTCGACACCTTCGGCAATCACGCGGAATTGCAGTGCTTCAGCCGCGGCAACGATAGCGCGTATTAATGATTGTGACACCGGTGCCAGGTCAACGCCCCGCACAAAGCTTTTATCCAGTTTGATGGCATCCAGCGGAATGCGTGCCAACTGCGCCAATGAGGAATAACCGGTACCAAAGTCGTCCAGATGGACCTGAGCCCCTAAGGCGCGTAGCCGACCAATCACTTCATGTGCCCGATTTTCGTCTTCAATCAGGCTGCTTTCCGTCAATTCAAAATCCAGCATGCACGGTGTAAGCTGGTTCTCTTCCAGTACACAGGCCAGATCGTTGACGACGCTGTCGTCTACCAACTGCCGGGCCGAGATATTCACTGCGATCCGTATATTTAACCCTTGCTGCTGCCACTTTGCGGCCTGCTTGGCGGCGGTTT
Proteins encoded in this region:
- the ilvY gene encoding HTH-type transcriptional activator IlvY, with the translated sequence MDLRDLKLFLHLAESRHFGRTAKAMHVSPSTLSRQIQRLEEILGQPLFLRDNRTVQLTDAGEQLKVFAQQTLLQYQQLKHALGQHGPSLSGELRLFCSVTAAYSHLPPILDRFRAQHPLVEIKLTTGDAADAVDKVQSNEADLGIAGRPETLPTSVAFTQIGEIPLVLIAPALPCAVRAQVFAEQPDWANIPFILPEHGPSRKRIELWFRRQRITNPLIYATVGGHEAIVSMVALGCGIALIPSVVVDNSPEPVRNRISTLDNISMVEPFELGVCVQKKRLNEPLIEAFWQLLYPK
- the ilvC gene encoding ketol-acid reductoisomerase produces the protein MANYFNTLNLRQQLAQLGKCRFMARDEFADEAGYLKGKKVVIVGCGAQGLNQGLNMRDSGLDVAYALRKEAIEEKRASWRKATENGFKVGTYEDLIPQADLVVNLTPDKQHTSVVRAVQPLMKDGAALGYSHGFNIVEVGEQVRKDITVVMVAPKCPGTEVREEYKRGFGVPTLIAVHPENDPKGEGMAIAKAWAAATGGHRAGVLESSFVAEVKSDLMGEQTILCGMLQAGSLLCFDKLVAEGTDAAYAEKLIQFGWETITEALKQGGITLMMDRLSNPAKLRAYALSEQLKGIMAPLFQKHMDDIISGAFSSGMMADWAEDDVKLLTWREETGKTAFENAPQFAGKISEQEYFDNGVLMVAMVKAGVELAFETMVDSGIIEESAYYESLHELPLIANTIARKRLYEMNVVISDTAEYGNYLFANAAVPLLKDFMKTLQAGDLGKSVAGTSVDNAQLRDVNEAVRNHPIESVGRKLRGYMTDMKRIAVAG
- a CDS encoding sugar kinase, with product MNSKNLAVIGECMIELSQKGADLSRGFGGDTLNTAVYIARQVPQQALNVHYVTALGTDSFSQEMLHAWQQEQVKTDLIQQLENKLPGLYVIETDSTGERTFYYWRNDAAARYWLDGPQAESLCAQLAQFDYLYLSGISVAILNPASRAKLLTLLRQCRANGGKVIFDNNYRPRLWQNKDETQQAYRDILSCTDIAFLTLDDEDLLWGQLPVEQVVSRTRDFGVSEIVIKRGADSCLVFSAEGATYDVPAVKLPKEKVIDTTAAGDSFSAGYLAVRLTGGDAVSAAQRGHLTASTVIQYRGAIIPRDAMPQ
- a CDS encoding 2-hydroxymuconate tautomerase family protein produces the protein MPYVNIKITREGATTEQKKQLIVGVTQLLVDTLGKNPATTVVVIEEVETDNWGIGGKSVTDLRAAAK
- a CDS encoding MFS transporter, with protein sequence MQASIATTLGAEEASTPVNSRGKVIVASLVGTAIEFFDFYIYATAAVIVFPHIFFPQGDPAAATLQSLATFAIAFVARPIGSAVFGHFGDRVGRKVTLVASLLTMGVSTVLIGLLPGYETIGIFAPILLALARFGQGLGLGGEWGGAALLATENAPAHKRALYGSFPQLGAPIGFFFANGTFLLLSWLLTEQQFMTWGWRVPFILSAALVLIGLYVRVSLHETPIFAKVAKAGKQVKIPLGTLLSKHLKATILGTFIMLATYTLFYLMTVYSMTYGTTPQPLGLGYSRNSFLWMLMVAVIGFGVMVPIAGMLADAFGRRKTMIVITLLMIAFAFLFPSMLGSGNQVLVMAFLLCGLSIMGLTFGPMGALLPELFPTEVRYTGASFSYNVASILGASVAPYIATWLATYYGLFYVGLYLAAMASLTLIALLLMKETRHQAL
- the yhjD gene encoding inner membrane protein YhjD encodes the protein MPTGLDKKPRQPQNKTLSGVARLFERVKAWPSVTHLLRATERFNDRLGSQFGAAITYFSFLSLIPILMVSFAAAGFVLASNPDLLAELINRIVNSISDPTLASTLKNSVNTAIQQRTTVGLTGLALALYSGISWMGNLREAIRAQSRDVWERNPQDQEKIYFRYARDFVSLIGLVLALIITLSLTSIAGSAQATIVHLLGLDGIEWLRPALTLITLSISIFANYLLFLWIFWMLPRHKPKKKALLRGTLIAAIGFEVIKFVMTMTLPQVTRSPSGAAFGSVIGLMAFFYFFARLTLFCAAWIATAQYKEDKTLPQVK
- a CDS encoding crotonase/enoyl-CoA hydratase family protein is translated as MKSFNHPTCRPFLEAGNLSQISAYYEEERNIMWMLLRAEPRPCFNHALIEDIMTLVQAAKESTLRFDFWVTGSLVPNMFNVGGDLSFFAEAIKNRKRESMTAYARACIDCVHAAARGFDVGAISIAMVEGSALGGGFEAALAHHFVLAQNNARMGFPEIAFNLFPGMGGYSLVARKAGMRLAEELIWTGESHTAEWFESRGLVDQLFQPEDGYMATRTFIDTIRPKLNGMRAMLRTRQRVLQLTRSELMDITEDWVHAAFTIEEKDIAYIERLVMLQDRHAQNLLRAG